A genomic region of Microbacterium schleiferi contains the following coding sequences:
- a CDS encoding fructose 1,6-bisphosphatase translates to MATAPQRSRVVRRVVLGAAALALGASSLTGCQQIAEAFNSIQGGPPGAASTATPVPQPVSTTATMDFDSLFSYDGSVSLTTDVASDLEVVLDVWAADPKRTREWTPNNEKVFGFAINAYDRRVDDKAVLTQKRRVYISSISITSQTAQTSGMVQQPFQFAADPRTLVPPDTLRSDRGLLLNSYQGGLLVPETTIFMLPADTYGITLQFSFGIYVEGTANDDASFAQQTIYQYLPIAIYNDQGTLNIVSNEPTSAPQG, encoded by the coding sequence ATGGCCACCGCCCCGCAACGGTCGCGCGTCGTGCGCCGCGTCGTGCTCGGTGCTGCCGCACTGGCTTTGGGCGCCTCGTCCTTGACCGGATGCCAGCAGATCGCCGAAGCGTTCAATTCCATCCAGGGCGGACCTCCGGGTGCCGCGTCCACGGCGACGCCGGTTCCTCAGCCGGTCTCAACGACGGCGACGATGGACTTCGACTCGCTGTTCTCGTACGACGGGTCCGTGTCGCTGACGACGGATGTCGCATCCGACCTCGAGGTCGTCCTCGATGTGTGGGCGGCTGACCCGAAGCGCACGCGCGAGTGGACTCCCAACAACGAGAAGGTGTTCGGCTTCGCGATCAACGCCTACGACCGCCGCGTCGATGACAAGGCAGTGTTGACGCAGAAGCGTCGCGTCTACATCTCGTCGATCTCGATCACCTCCCAGACGGCGCAGACGTCGGGGATGGTGCAGCAGCCGTTCCAGTTCGCCGCCGACCCGCGGACGCTGGTTCCGCCGGACACGCTCCGGTCTGACCGGGGGCTGCTGCTCAATAGCTACCAGGGTGGGCTGCTCGTCCCCGAGACGACGATCTTCATGCTCCCGGCCGACACGTACGGCATCACGCTGCAGTTCTCGTTCGGGATCTACGTCGAAGGCACCGCGAATGACGATGCGTCGTTCGCGCAGCAGACGATCTATCAGTACCTGCCGATCGCGATCTACAACGACCAGGGCACGTTGAACATCGTGTCCAACGAGCCGACGAGCGCGCCCCAGGGCTGA